Proteins encoded together in one Impatiens glandulifera chromosome 1, dImpGla2.1, whole genome shotgun sequence window:
- the LOC124926043 gene encoding ubiquitin-conjugating enzyme E2 11-like — MINPTKTQLPVLSKDIRSYLSATRRLKQELGKNDTEDPPSPISYSLQNPEEEDDDHNLFFWKGIIYGAINTPFEGGIFHLSLKMPLEYPFEPPTVRFRTKVYHPYIDKNGVIDVDILGENWSPTLTIEKLMLSICSFLLQPDPEHDVNKIATLYRRNRRKYDQIAREWTLKYAMST, encoded by the exons ATGATAAACCCAACAAAAACCCAATTACCAGTACTTTCTAAGGACATCCGAAGTTACCTTTCTGCTACCCGGAGACTTAAACAAGAGCTGGGAAAGAATGATACAGAGGACCCCCCAAGTCCGATCAGCTATAGCCTTCAAAATcctgaagaagaagatgatgatcatAATCTTTTCTTTTGGAAAGGCATAATATATGGAGCTATAAACACCCCTTTTGAAGGAGGTATCTTCCATCTTTCCTTAAAGATGCCTCTTGAATACCCTTTCGAACCCCCAACTGTAAGGTTCAGAACAAAG GTTTACCATCCATACATAGACAAGAATGGAGTGATAGACGTGGACATATTGGGTGAAAACTGGTCTCCAACTCTAACTATAGAGAAATTGATGCTGTCCATTTGTTCATTTCTTTTGCAACCAGACCCTGAACACGATGTGAATAAAATTGCTACCCTTTATCGTCGCAACAGACGCAAATATGATCAGATTGCAAGGGAATGGACTTTGAAGTATGCAATGTCCACTTAA
- the LOC124921902 gene encoding high mobility group B protein 15-like, whose product MSYAVYFSENLILSLAHFQTSSYTGSSSSACCCLVSACLRIHGYIRTEMASSSSSVAAIVKCHPYPPPLAKFEVITVNPCLFMETLEKLHASLGTKFMIPVIGGRDLDLHRLFVQVTSRGGFHKIVKERRWREITATFNFPSTATNASFVLRKYYASLLLHYEQIYLFNAKFWSPSSSADHVSPIPMEIPSLPSSEVLYAGSSVIGVIDGKFENGYLVTITIGSEKLKGVLYQTVETHIQNNDDPPSAGVLGRRRRRRRKSEIRKRDPSRPKPNRSGYNFFFKEQHARLKPLYPRMDRDISRMIGELWMTTNESEKTVYQEKAMEDKERYRLEMDEYRMRLISGQGMIRNPVQIQPVNMVEDVQPEMENISGDGSSNSDDDEEEEAYMDAMSDYNQISGVPMEGEECFRGSSTRVLDLAMDGKGKEPITGEGEDM is encoded by the exons ATGAGTTATGCTGTGTATTTCTCTGAAAACCTGATTTTGTCTTTAGCCCATTTCCAAACAAGCTCTTATActggttcttcttcttctgcttgCTGCTGTCTAGTCTCTGCCTGCCTGAGAATTCATGGCTATATT AGAACAGAAATggcttcttcatcttcttctgtTGCTGCCATTGTGAAATGTCATCCATACCCTCCTCCACTAGCTAAATTTGAGGTTATCACAGTCAATCCATGCCTATTCATGGAGACATTGGAGAAGCTCCATGCTTCCTTAGGGACCAAGTTCAT GATCCCAGTTATAGGTGGGAGAGACCTGGATTTACATCGTCTTTTTGTCCAAGTTACCTCTCGTGGAGGTTTTCATAAG ATTGTGAAGGAGAGAAGATGGAGGGAGATAACAGCAACATTCAACTTCCCATCAACAGCTACAAACGCATCTTTTGTTTTGAGAAAGTATTATGCATCTTTGCTTCTTCATTATGAACAAATCTACTTGTTTAACGCCAAGTTTTGGTCTCCATCCTCCTCTGCTG aTCATGTTTCACCAATTCCTATGGAAATACCTTCATTGCCATCTTCAGAAG TATTATATGCGGGTTCCTCTGTAATAGGAGTGATAGATGGGAAATTTGAAAATGGTTATCTAGTCACTATTACGATTGGATCGGAGAAGTTAAAGGGAGTATTATATCAAACTGTTGAAACCCATATTCAAAACAACGATGATCCTCCTTCTGCCGGAGTTTTGGGAAGAAGGAGGCGGAGGAGGAGGAAATCTGAGATAAGAAAGAGAGACCCATCTCGTCCAAAGCCAAATAGAAGTGGgtataatttctttttcaaagaGCAACATGCTAGATTAAAACCTCTTTACCCTAGAATGGATAGAGATATCAGTAGGATGATTGGGGAGCTATGGATGACAACGAATGAATCAGAGAAAACT GTGTATCAAGAAAAGGCAATGGAGGATAAAGAACGGTACAGATTGGAGATGGATGAGTATAGAATGAGGTTAATTTCTGGGCAGGGTATGATTAGAAATCCTGTTCAGATTCAACCTGTTAATATGGTTGAAGATGTTCAACCAGAGATGGAGAATATTTCGGGTGATGGAAGCAGCAACtcagatgatgatgaagaagaagaagcgtaTATGGATGCTATGAGTGATTATAATCAGATTTCTGGTGTGCCAATGGAAGGTGAAGAGTGTTTTCGAGGTTCTTCTACTAGAGTTCTTGATTTGGCTATGGATGGGAAAGGAAAAGAACCTATAACTGGAGAAGGAGAAGATATGTAA
- the LOC124922028 gene encoding probable calcium-binding protein CML22, giving the protein MKDPSGKHHDHHRCPLFRKSWSDKLRDIFFCFHVSSSQRKCRRLDAKLEKKMIEAHQRKLASNGNNSFKSMNSLILKFPQIRQGLKQVRHLFIEYDEDSNGVIDINELRRCLNKYHLQIHLEEEELDDVFSSCDMNGIKGIQLKEFIAVLCLIYVLKSKLGVAELESTFEIIVEAFLFLDKNGDGKLNKKDVIKSLNEDFRWERSSMHVITNRFKEMDWADRDGNVSFREFLFSLINWVGIIDLHEEEDEDDNEEQTIHVIHVD; this is encoded by the exons ATGAAGGACCCATCAG GAAAACATCATGACCATCATCGATGCCCTTTGTTTAGAAAGTCATGGTCAGACAAACTAAGGGACATATTCTTCTGCTTTCATGTCTCCTCTTCCCAAAGAAAATGCAGAAGATTAGATGCTAAGCTTGAGAAAAAGATGATTGAAGCACATCAAAGGAAATTAGCATCAAATGGGAATAACAGTTTCAAATCAATGAACAGCTTAATCTTGAAGTTCCCTCAGATTAGACAAGGATTGAAACAAGTTAGACATCTCTTTATCGAATATg ATGAGGATTCTAATGGTGTAATTGATATAAATGAACTCAGAAGATGTTTAAACAAATACCACCTTCAAATTCATCTTGAAGAGGAGGAACTTGATGATGTTTTCAGTTCTTGTGACATGAATGGAATTAAAGGGATTCAATTGAAAGAGTTCATTGCTGTCCTGTGTCTCATCTATGTACTTAAATCAAAACTGGGAGTTGCAGAGCTTGAATCCACCTTCGAGATTATTGTGGAAGCATTCTTGTTTCTGGATAAGAATGGAGATGGAAAGCTGAACAAGAAAGATGTGATCAAGTCACTGAATGAGGATTTTCGTTGGGAGAGGTCATCAATGCATGTCATCACGAATAGATTCAAAGAAATGGATTGGGCTGATAGAGATGGGAATGTCAGTTTCAGAGAGTTCCTCTTCTCGTTGATCAATTGGGTTGGGATAATTGATCTTCacgaggaagaagatgaagatgataatGAAGAACAGACTATCCATGTCATTCATGTGGATTGA
- the LOC124922644 gene encoding 26S proteasome non-ATPase regulatory subunit 1 homolog A-like: protein MAATMVSSAGGLLAMLSERDPLLKLHALSNLNAFVDDFWPEISTSVPTIESLYEDEEFDQRQLAALLVSKVFYYLGELNDSLSYALGAGPLFDISEDSDYLHTLLAKAIDEYASLRSKAAESNDDTQNVDTRLEAIVERMLDKCISDGKYQQAIGIAIECRRLDKLEEAITRSDNIHETLSYCINVSHSYVYLGEYRREVLRLLVKVYKKLPSPDYLSICQCLMFLDEADGVAGILEKLLRSENKDDVLLAFQIAFDLVENEHQAFLLNVRNLLSNSQTKPQVQQVAPQQESGQEGNVNASEDVPMTDEAPALVVEAADPHEVAYAERLVKVKGILSGETSIQLTLQFLYSHNKSDLLILKTIKQSVEMRNSVCHSATIYANAIMHAGTTVDTFLRENLDWLSRATNWAKFSATAGLGVIHRGHLQQGRSLMAPYLPQGATGGGGSPYSEGGALYALGLIHANHGEGIKQFLRDSLQSTNVEVIQHGACLGLGLAALGTADEDIYDDLKNVLYTDSAVAGEAAGISMGLLMVGSTNEKAGEMLAYAHETQHEKIIRGLALGIALTVYGREEDADTLIEQMTGDQDPILRYGGIYALAMAYSGTANNKAIRQLLHFAVSDVSDDVRRTAVMALGFVLYSEPEQTPRIVSLLSESYNPHVRYGAALAVGISCAGTGLSEAISLLEPLTADVTDFVRQGALIAMAMVMVQISEASDSRVGTFRRQLEKIILDKHEDTMSKMGAILATGILDAGGRNVTIKLLSKTKHDKITAVVGLAVFSQFWYWYPLIYFISLAFSPTALIGLNYDLKVPKFEFLSQAKPSLFEYPRPTTVATTTSTVKLPAAVLSTSAKAKARATKKEADKATAEKLPAVDPSPGKGKSSATTKDGDSMQVDSPAAAAVDNKKAEPEASFEILTNPARVVPGQEKFIRFIEDSRYVPIKLAPSGFVLLKDNRPTEPEVLSLTDAPSSTNVSSASGGVSSSASQQGTTTGPASMSIDEEPQPPQPFEYTP, encoded by the exons ATGGCAGCTACGATGGTGAGCTCTGCTGGAGGTCTCTTGGCGATGTTGAGTGAGCGCGATCCCTTACTCAAGCTTCATGCTCTCTCCAACCTCAACGCCTTTGTTGACGATTTCTGGCCGGAGATCTCTACAAGCGTTCCCACCAT AGAGAGCTTGTACGAGGATGAAGAGTTTGACCAAAGACAACTTGCAGCATTGCTCGTTTCAAAG GTTTTCTACTATCTGGGTGAACTTAATGATTCATTATCATATGCCCTTGGTGCCGGTCCCTTGTTTGACATCTCAGAGGATTCAGATTATCTTCATACACTTCTTG CTAAAGCTATAGATGAGTATGCAAGTCTCAGGTCAAAAGCTGCTGAATCTAATGATGACACGCAAAATGTGGACACTAGATTGGAGGCAATTGTTGAGAGAATGCTGGACAA GTGTATATCGGATGGAAAATATCAACAAGCTATAGGAATTGCAATTGAATGTCGAAGATTGGACAAGCTTGAAGAAGCAATCACAAGGAGTGACAATATTCATGAAACACTATCATACTGCATTAACGTCTCTCATTCCTATGTGTATCTTGGAGAATATCGTCGAGAG GTTCTTAGACTACTTGTTAAAGTCTACAAGAAGTTGCCTTCTCCTGATTATTTGAGCATTTGTCAGTGCCTTATGTTCCTGGATGAAGCAGACGGTGTTGCAGGAATCTTGGAAAAGCTATTACGTTCTGAAAATAAGGATGATGTGTTGCTGGCATTTCAAATTGCTTTTGATCTAGTTGAGAATGAACACCAAGCTTTTCTGTTGAATGTGAGAAATCTGCTTTCCAATTCCCAGACAAAGCCTCAAGTGCAGCAAGTAGCTCCTCAGCAGGAGTCTGGACAAGAAGGAAATGTAAATGCTTCTGAAGATGTTCCAATGACAGATGAAGCTCCTGCATTAGTCGTTGAAGCTGCAGATCCACATGAAGTAGCCTATGCCGAGAGGCTTGTAAAAGTCAAGGGAATTTTGTCTGGCGAAACTTCAATTCAATTGACACTTCAGTTCTTATACAGCCACAACAA GTCGGATCTTCTTATACTCAAGACAATAAAACAGTCAGTTGAGATGAGAAATAGTGTGTGTCACAGTGCAACTATCTATGCTAATGCAATCATGCATGCTGGAACAACAGTAGATACGTTTCTACGTGAAAATCTG gattggctgagcagagccACTAATTGGGCCAAATTCAGTGCTACTGCTGGACTAGGTGTCATCCATAGAGGACATTTGCAACAGGGAAGATCTTTGATGGCCCCTTACTTACCACAGGGTGCGACTGGTGGTGGTGGAAGTCCTTATTCTGAAGGTGGCGCTCTTTATGCACTTGGCTTGATCCATGCAAATCACGGAGAGGGGATCAAACAGTTTCTACGTGACAGCTTACAAAGtactaatgttgag GTTATTCAACATGGGGCGTGCTTGGGTCTTGGTCTGGCTGCTCTTGGGACTGCTGATGAGGATATTTATGATGACTTAAAGAATGTGCTTTATACTGACAGTGCAGTTGCAGGAGAAGCAGCTGGTATTAGTATGGGCTTGCTGATGGTAGGTTCTACAAATGAAAAGGCAGGTGAAATGCTTGCATATGCTCATGAGACACAGCATGAGAAAATTATCAG GGGATTAGCTTTGGGCATAGCACTTACAGTTTATGGAAGAGAAGAAGATGCCGATACACTAATTGAGCAGATGACTGGTGATCAAGATCCAATTCTTCGTTATGGTGGCATATATGCTTTGGCAATGGCTTATAGTGGAACAGCAAACAACAAAGCCATTCGCCAGCTGTTACATTTTGCTGTATCGGATGTTAGTGACGATGTCAGGCGAACAGCTGTTATGGCGCTAGGGTTCGTCCTTTATTCCGAACCTGAACAG ACTCCTCGCATAGTCTCCCTGTTGTCGGAATCTTATAATCCGCATGTACGATATGGTGCCGCACTAGCTGTTGGAATTTCCTGTGCTGGCACTGGTCTGAGCGAGGCCATATCCTTGTTGGAGCCTTTGACAGCAGATGTGACTGACTTTGTCCGTCAAGGTGCTTTAATTGCAATGGCTATGGTCATGGTGCAGATTAGCGAAGCTAGTGATTCCCGTGTTGGAACATTTAG GCGGCAATTGGAGAAGATAATTTTGGATAAGCATGAAGACACCATGAGCAAGATGGGCGCTATTCTGGCTACTGGAATACTGGACGCTGGAGGAAGAAACGTGACAATTAAGTTGCTTTCGAAGACGAAACATGATAAAATAACTGCAGTAGTTGGGCTTGCTGTTTTCAGCCAGTTCTGGTATTGGTATCCACTCATATACTTCATCAGCTTGGCATTCTCTCCAACTGCTCTTATTGGACTGAACTATGATCTCAAAGTTCCAAAGTTTGAGTTCCTATCACAAGCCAAACCGTCGTTATTTGAGTATCCTCGTCCTACTACTGTAGCAACTACCACCTCAACCGTGAAACTTCCAGCTGCTGTTCTTTCAACTTCTGCCAAGGCCAAGGCTAGAGCTACTAAGAAAGAGGCAGATAAAGCTACTGCTGAAAAGTTACCTGCTGTAGATCCCTCTCCTGGAAAGGGGAAATCCTCGGCCACCACCAAGGACGGTGATTCCATGCAG GTTGATAGTCCAGCGGCAGCAGCAGTGGATAATAAAAAGGCAGAACCAGAAGCATCTTTTGAGATATTGACCAACCCGGCAAGGGTTGTTCCTGGGCAGGAGAAATTCATTAGATTTATTGAAGACAGCAGATATGTGCCAATTAAGTTGGCACCTTCAGGTTTTGTCCTCCTAAAAGACAACCGCCCAACGGAACCTGAAGTGTTGTCCCTCACTGATGCTCCATCTTCTACTAATGTCTCTTCTGCAAGTGGCGGTGTGTCATCATCTGCTAGTCAACAGGGTACTACTACAGGACCAGCATCCATGTCAATCGACGAAGAGCCTCAACCTCCTCAGCCTTTTGAATACACTCCATGA
- the LOC124920870 gene encoding syntaxin-related protein KNOLLE-like produces MNDLMTKSFTSYVDLKKEAMRDLEAGQDPNLEMSNQMDRNLNTFLEEAETIKQEMNSIKEILDRLDKLNEESKSLHKPEALKLLRHRINADVVSVQKKAQKIRSKLEDMDRANAASRRLSGCKEGTPIDRTRSAVTNGLRKKLKELMMDFQGLRQRMMSEYKDTIGRRYFTVTGEYPDEEVIEKIISNGNGAGGEDFLQRAIQEHGRGKVLETVVEIRDRHDAAKEIEKSLLELHQVFLDMAVMVEVQGEKFDEIEHYVTNAAQYVGDASKELKTAKKYQKSGRKWMCIGIILLLIIILLIIIPVFTSLSHS; encoded by the exons ATGAACGATCTGATGACCAAATCCTTCACAAGCTACGTAGACTTGAAGAAGGAAGCCATGAGAGATTTAGAAGCTGGTCAAGATCCCAATTTGGAAATGTCTAACCAAATGGATCGTAACCTCAACACATTCCTCGAAGAAGCTGAAACgatcaaacaagaaatgaaCTCCATCAAGGAAATCCTCGATCGTCTCGATAAATTGAACGAAGAGAGTAAATCCCTTCACAAACCAGAGGCCCTAAAGCTGTTGCGCCACCGTATCAATGCCGATGTAGTATCAGTTCAGAAAAAGGCGCAGAAAATCCGGTCCAAATTGGAGGACATGGATCGGGCTAATGCTGCCAGTAGAAGGCTCTCCGGTTGCAAGGAAGGAACCCCAATTGATCGGACCCGTTCTGCTGTTACAAATGGGCTTAGGAAGAAACTGAAGGAGCTTATGATGGATTTTCAAGGTTTGAGACAGAGGATGATGTCAGAGTATAAAGATACAATTGGTCGGAGATATTTCACAGTTACCGGCGAATACCCAGATGAGGAAGTGATCGAGAAGATCATATCAAACGGGAATGGAGCTGGGGGTGAGGACTTTCTTCAAAGAGCCATTCAG gAGCATGGAAGAGGGAAGGTTTTGGAAACGGTTGTGGAGATAAGGGACAGACATGATGCAGCGAAGGAGATAGAGAAGAGTTTGCTTGAACTGCATCAGGTGTTCTTGGACATGGCTGTGATGGTTGAAGTACAGGGAGAGAAATTTGATGAGATAGAGCATTATGTGACGAATGCGGCACAGTATGTTGGTGATGCCAGTAAAGAACTTAAGACTGCTAAGAAATACCAGAAGAGTGGCCGTAAGTGGATGTGTATTGGGATCATTCTGCTCTTGATCATTATCCTACTTATCATAATCCCCGTATTCACCAGTTTAAGCCATTCTTGA